The DNA region ctttttatcttttaacaacggttttaacaaaaactgttgtcttttagtaatttttttggcctatgacaatggtttttaaaaactgttgtcaatttatgtttttttgaggatacgacaacggtttttaaagggaacgacaacagttttttaaaactgttgtctatgtgcacttttttgggattacgacaacagtttttaaaaaccgttgtttattaagtgttgttgaatgcgattgttttttctttcgccactttttctccttcgtcatttgtctgttttacgctttgtttttttctgtctctttcccaaaaccctactcttcgccgcctcctcctcaccgccctcttcgtcgcctccctcctcaccaccctcttcaccgccttcttcgccgcctccctcctcaccgccctcttcgccgcctccctcctcaccaccctcttcgctgcctccttcctcgccgccctcttcgtcgcctcaactttcggcctcgccacctcctcctcgcggcctctactttcagccatcttcaccgcctcctcctcGCCGCCTCGACTTTCAGCTAGTTCcaaaacaagaaggaagaagaaggaaggaggaggaggaagatggaaATCCCTCTCCTGATTGTCTCACTGATCTTTCTCTGCTTCTTTTCCTCTGCTCTCTCATCTTCTGTGGTCACCTATTTACCTGGATTCCAAGGCCCCCTTCCCTACATGACCAAGGGAAGCTTGGTCTACGATCGGCGGCGGTGAATCATGTTTCGGCGTCTCCTGTTGCAGCATCCCCCGCCGTGGCGTCGCCACTAGCTTCCTCGCTCTCACCGCCTTCACTCTCGGTTCCTCCGACGGCCCCTCCCTCCCCACAAGTAACCCTCCTTTCTTCCTTTTCCCTTCACCTCCTTTCTCAatattttctcttctttctcaCGCATGTGCTCCCCTTCGTAAAAGATGTCGCCATTTCGATATGCGATCCGTTTCGGCAATTTCTGTCTTCGACTTCGTCGATTTTCTCGCAAGATTTCACGCTTCCATTCTCAGTCTTTTCTCCAGGTTTAAACCTAACCTATCGTCCTTAAAGTTTTCTTTCATCGATTTGGAGTTGCATAATCTTTTAATCTGATTCGTAGAGTTTTTTGCACGGCATTTTCCAACCGCGTGCCCTCTTCCACCTCCGGATTCAAGTAAGGACGTGGCATGCTGCAGTGGATGCCTCAAAAGGAACTCTATTGTCAAAGCGGCCGCGGCAGCTGGTCCTGCCGTGGTGAATATATGTCTTACTGAAGGTGAAAGGACTTTATTGTGTCTTCAGATTTCCTCAATATGTGGATTTTTTTAGGTGTATTCGTTTGAACGATGAGCTTTTTCCAATACTTCTTTTCAGATGTATATGGTCCTATGCCTATAATGGGTATAGGGTCTGGCACTATCATTGATCCTGATGGGACGATCTTGACCTGTGCACATTGCATAGCAGACTTTTCTAGTAGGCAAGTGATCTCAAAAGGCAAAGTGAGTATGCAAACCTACAACTTAGTTATTCATCTTGATGAAGAAATGCGCTTAGAACTGGATGAGGACTGAGAATTTGAATTTGCAAGTTATATCCAGTTGGACTTGGTTACAAATACTATCTGGGTGAAGTTACAAGCAATTAGATTTCATCATGTAGACTAATAAAGATTGTGACTCATGTCTTAGTCCACCTTTGTAGGGCGGAAATTGTAGAAGATTGCAAGATGCATATCGGTCTTTTTGAAGTTTCCTTGGTTAGCTTGCTGTCATACAAGTTTGAAAGATGTTCTCCTAACTCAGTCTGGTTCATATCTGACTATGCTAAGTTTGCTTGAGATGATGAGATGTAATAGTCCTGGACCATATCTTTAAGTTTCCTGGACCATATAAGGGAAGCTTGGTCTACCATCCTTATTCCTGGACCAaggtaacttcttcttcttgatcagtAATTGAGGAAGCAATATGATACATGCTTTTGTCCTGTCTGCGTGAAAACATTCGTGCAGGTAGCCAACATTATCTTTGTAGATTCCCCGTTGAGTTCTGGATTCTCATACTCAAGAAAATATGAAGGGTATGATGCCAACGATACTATTTGATCCGAACAGGCTTCTAAGTTTCTTTTACAGGTGGGAAAGATCATATATATTCCTGATGTAATTACTGTAAGTGCCTTAAATATGTAATCTTTCACTTTTGCAGTGGCTTGTTGAGCACCCACAGTTCATCTCCAATCCCCTCTACATTGTTGGGGATTCATATGCTGGAAAAATTGTACCTATGGTGGCCAAAAGAATATTGGATGGTAACTCTACTTTTAATGTAAACTATTGATGAGGGTGTTAATTTACATGTCATTTTCATTTACTGTAATTCAGGTATTGATGAAGGGAAAGAACCATTACTTAACCTCCAGGTAAATTGCTTGAATTGATGGGTCACTGGCAATAAA from Zingiber officinale cultivar Zhangliang chromosome 4B, Zo_v1.1, whole genome shotgun sequence includes:
- the LOC121978208 gene encoding uncharacterized protein LOC121978208; amino-acid sequence: MDLGREAWSTIGGGESCFGVSCCSIPRRGVATSFLALTAFTLGSSDGPSLPTNVAISICDPFRQFLSSTSSIFSQDFTLPFSVFSPEFFARHFPTACPLPPPDSSKDVACCSGCLKRNSIVKAAAAAGPAVVNICLTEDVYGPMPIMGIGSGTIIDPDGTILTCAHCIADFSSRQVISKGKGGNCRRLQDAYRSF